A genomic window from Diospyros lotus cultivar Yz01 chromosome 2, ASM1463336v1, whole genome shotgun sequence includes:
- the LOC127795985 gene encoding probable purine permease 4 encodes MEASAQAQASPPAQNLPPRTPLPARQGEYPDRSFVNMVLINVTGDQGAEAQLQRKASGKGYVILLAVNYLFLFVGSVSASLLSKFYFNHKGSSRWLCTFVQSAGFPLLIPVVYLPFYLFKCTQRRPFAGFNSHLLIFSITIGFLLGINNLLFSWGTSYLPVSTSSLLLSSQLAFNLILSVIIVKTKVTFQNLNCVILLTLGSVLLALGSNHDRPAGLSKAKYFIGFFSTVGAGLMFALYLPVMEMIYKKVYCYAMVVEMQLVMEVAATGLAAAGMAADGGFMEIRRESRIRFDLGPGAYWWTVAGNLVTWQLCFLGTAGMVFLTTSVTSGICMTALMGMNVIAGVLVFGDEFGGLKVVSTLLCGWGFCSYVYGMYAKMKKEKEQAESKVKSNGGGHVHDQDHQSMDMTQNLTASGV; translated from the coding sequence ATGGAGGCTtcagcccaagcccaagcctcGCCGCCGGCGCAAAATCTCCCCCCTCGAACCCCCCTCCCGGCAAGACAAGGGGAATATCCCGACAGATCATTCGTCAACATGGTCCTGATCAACGTCACTGGAGATCAAGGAGCCGAAGCACAGCTGCAGCGTAAGGCCTCCGGCAAGGGCTACGTGATTCTTCTCGCGGTCAATTACTTGTTCCTCTTTGTGGGTTCGGTTTCCGCCAGTTTGCTTTCCAAGTTCTACTTCAATCACAAGGGTTCCAGCCGATGGCTCTGCACCTTTGTCCAGTCCGCCGGTTTTCCTCTCCTTATTCCGGTCGTTTATCTTCCTTTCTATCTATTCAAGTGCACTCAGCGTCGCCCTTTTGCCGGCTTCAATTCTCACCTCCTGATTTTCTCAATCACCATAGGCTTCTTGCTGGGCATTAACAACCTTCTATTCTCTTGGGGAACTTCGTATTTGCCTGTTTCGACCTCTTCTCTTTTACTATCTTCCCAGTTGGCTTTCAATCTGATTCTCTCCGTGATCATCGTGAAGACGAAAGTGACATTTCAGAACCTGAATTGCGTAATTCTTCTGACGCTTGGCTCGGTTTTGTTAGCCCTGGGCTCGAACCACGACCGACCGGCCGGGTTAAGCAAGGCAAAGTACTTCATCGGGTTCTTCTCGACAGTCGGAGCGGGGTTGATGTTCGCGCTGTATTTGCCGGTGATGGAGATGATCTACAAGAAGGTGTACTGCTACGCCATGGTGGTGGAAATGCAGCTTGTGATGGAGGTGGCGGCGACGGGGCTGGCCGCAGCGGGGATGGCGGCGGACGGCGGGTTCATGGAAATAAGGAGGGAGAGCCGGATACGGTTTGATTTGGGTCCGGGGGCGTACTGGTGGACGGTGGCGGGGAATTTGGTGACGTGGCAGCTGTGCTTCCTAGGCACGGCGGGGATGGTGTTTCTGACGACGTCGGTGACCAGCGGGATCTGCATGACGGCGCTGATGGGAATGAATGTTATCGCCGGCGTCTTGGTGTTCGGCGACGAGTTTGGCGGCTTGAAGGTGGTGTCGACGTTGCTTTGTGGGTGGGGATTTTGTTCGTATGTTTATGGTATGTATGCGaagatgaagaaagagaaagagcaGGCCGAGAGCAAAGTCAAATCCAATGGTGGCGGCCATGTTCATGATCAGGATCATCAATCCATGGACATGACTCAGAATCTTACAGCCAGCGGGGTCTGA
- the LOC127795321 gene encoding ycf3-interacting protein 1, chloroplastic, producing MALQLFQPASPLSASCGGVRLQSPTCFSVPLLRRHCCFQKVSSARRGTRKMSSVGMVFVGKEETQLGLAEKNADDGDDENDDYDEDPTPDDLEYVSQVKRVLELLRKNRDMLFGEVKLTVLIEDPREVERRRLLGIDDSDAPTREDLVAALEEVNEGKIPKDRVALRMLAEEMMQWPNLEVEVPKTSRRKSLYAKATDTGVDPEVAAKRLKVDWDSAADIDEDVDGSDDADVPPALGYGALYLVTAFPVIIGISVVLILFYNSLQ from the exons ATGGCCCTGCAACTGTTTCAACCGGCTTCGCCCCTTTCAGCCTCCTGCGGCGGCGTGCGTTTACAGTCGCCTACTTGCTTCTCTGTTCCTCTGCTGCGCCGCCATTGCTGCTTCCAGAAGGTGAGCTCCGCGAGGAGGGGGACGAGGAAAATGAGCTCCGTAGGAATGGTTTTCGTAGGCAAGGAAGAGACCCAGCTGGGTTTGGCTGAGAAGAACGCCGACGACGGTGACGATGAGAATGACGATTACGATGAGGACCCAACTCCGGACGACCTGGAATACGTTTCCCAAGTCAAAAGA GTTTTGGAGCTTCTCAGGAAAAACAGAGACATGCTCTTTGGCGAG GTCAAGTTAACTGTATTGATTGAGGACCCAAGAGAAGTGGAGCGCAGGAGGCTTCTTGGCATTGATGATTCTGATGCTCCAACAAGGGAGGACTTAGTTGCTGCCTTGGAAGAA GTCAATGAAGGAAAAATCCCCAAAGATCGTGTCGCTCTTAGGATGCTGGCTGAAGAAATGATGCAATGGCCTAACCTGGAG GTTGAAGTACCGAAGACGAGCCGCAGAAAATCCCTGTATGCAAAAGCTACGGACACTGGTGTTGATCCTGAAGTAGCTGCCAAGAGACTGAAAGTGGATTGGGATTCTGCTGCTGATATTGATGAGGACGTAGATGGCAGTGATGATGCTGATGTCCCTCCAGCTCTG GGATACGGAGCACTATATCTAGTGACAGCATTTCCAGTGATAATTGGTATCTCTGTGGTGCTAATTCTCTTTTATAATTCTCTCCAGTGA